CATCCAATTCAGCCAAACTTTCATCAGAAAGGCACCCCAATAGCTCCAAGGCTAAAAGGTTAGATGATGATTAATCACATAAAAAAGCGATGTTAAGACTGAAACCAAGAAACTGATGTCATGGCAAACCAGTTTCAGTTGTGTTTTCAAGCTTTGGTTAAGAAAGACAGCACGTTAGAGTGATTTTCAAAGACAGTAATGTTAGCTCTACTAATCAAACTTAGTATTTAATCCATACTGAATTACTACTAAATAATTTACCTTGGTTTGCTTTTTACCTCACCCAAAGAGAACAAAGAGATTAGTCATCAATTATGGCGCAAAACTATGAAGTGCTCCACATCAAAATTTATTGGAAAGTATTGGAAAAAGGGCAAATAGGTCTGCAAAATCAAAGGATACAAAGAAAGGGACAGAGCAGCTGGCTTTACAGCTACATCCATGAAAGTAAGACCCAGTCCCCTTAAAACAGTGTAGTTAAAGTAAGTTAGCTAAGCCAGCTACCTAGTTAATGTTATGTTTACTTACAACTAACGTGCATAATGGTACAAAAATTGACAggtgtttgtcttttttctacatttctaacAATTAGACCCAGCAGTTACCTTTAACGTTAAAGTGGCCACTGTGTGAAAAAGGCTAATGCAGCCACAGAGACAGCAGAAGTGACCATTTCCATAATCCACAGTGGTTAAATTATGATAGAAATAACTGCATGTGAGGAATTATTTAAAGGCATTTACATTTGTCAGTTCAATTCAGAAATCCATTCATAAACTGTTCTCTATACTTTTGTAGGATAtgtacagggaaaaaaaaaacaaaaacagcagattAAGCAGTAATACATTAACAAATATAACAGACTGAACAAATACTGAACAAATAGTTctgaacaaatgaacaaataatcTGACTATATTTGCAGACTTGAATCTAAAATGAAATCCAATAATTCTGTGGAATTTGTTACATTAGATGtgcaaacaaaagcagaactctgagaactttaCCAAACACAGCTCAGAACTACCCTTAAATGTTTTTAAGGTTTTCAGGTCCCATAAGGCCCAttatatttgaatttttaaaatgaatataaattatCTATCTATGGTTTCACAAGCGCGCTAGCAGGCACCTCATGCAGAAAGCAGTTTCTACTTGTTATCAGCAACATGGATTCTAATAATGTAAATCGTCGGATCATTATGTGCTTGCTGTTGAAACATACATAGGCTTATAATTCTCTGTAGCATTAGATCAGCATTCTTTATGGCACTGGTTCCCAATACAGGGGAAATACAGGGGTCAACTATATCTGCGTTACACTGTAACAGATATATTCTAGCTTTTGCTGtggttttaacattttattacgTCACATAAGTAATGTTGCATTGTCACGTTTACTCTAGCTACTGCATTCCTTAACCCTTaaaatggaacatttttttttcctaatggCTTGGAAGAGGTGAATGGCTCAGCTGATTCCACTGCAGGCGCTACAAACATGGCTGTTTTGTTTAACATACCTGAGCAATGCTGCATACTGAATAGTACAGTCTTTATGTTTTATCACCTGCAGCATTTCCCATAATCAAAGGTCACACCATAAGGGCAACCCTTGCAAATGCTTCTTACAGGTCCACTAGTCAAATGTGCTTGACAGCTTAAGGATATGGATGTCCCCATGAACTGTAAGCCACAATTATGGCTCTGCTATTAAGGATTTTATTTCATATGAACACATACATTCAAAGTCTGTTATGAgaacaaaatgttttgttgttattatatgcatttttttcttggAAGATCTACAGCATCTGACATTTTATTGGAAAACTATTTTAAACTCTATTAAAATATGTTCAATATGCACAATTTATGAGTCTAAAACAAGACCAATTTTCCATTTTCCTATATTTATCAGCAGGTGCAAATCATGAAATCCATCAGAATGCAATCAGATAAGACATTAACTGATCACAGTTATTACTTGGGAAGAGGTCAGCTTAAGAAAAATACATGCTCAATTTGAAAGGCTGACCCCAACATAGTAAGGCATGAAAGATGTAGGTTGTCTATACATTTAATCAAAGTGGCAAAATCCctccttaccccaaatgtagtgtATTAGCCAAGTGCCAACATATAATCTTGTGCAAACCGCATGCCTAAATGACACTTTTCTCAAATCACATGTACTATTGCTAATGTAGTTTTTGATGCTGTATGACATACCAGTATCtattaaaaatggacaaaagtatagataaaattgttttttttttttactatgcaACATACATTTGTGATAATGTCAtgccacacaatgtaaaaaacacaTAAGTAGGTTTGACAATACTTAATCACCCCAAGTGGTTTAAGACATGTATAGGATACTTTTGGCTATCAGGTTTCTAACTAATAATGTGGGTAGGTCTAATCTtcttatttgttagctacaacTGTCTCTAGTTCTAGGTCAAAGCTAAAGAAGTACCAGACATTACTGACATGTGGGGCAAAATATTAGAGAGCAAATGTGTAAATTCAGCTTTTTGTCAAGCAATCACTTACGTTTTCAACAATATTTTATCACTTTTTCTTAAAAGAAATTTCTTTTCAAAGACTGAGCATAAGGGGGCAATGTACTACCATCTTATGGTTTTCCAAAGAGAAGGCTTGGGTttcttaaatcagttcctcaaTAGTTATCTGTGGAAAATGAATTGAAACATTTGTTTGCAAGTGTTGTTTTTACTTACTAAATTGCCACCCGACACTAAAATAAGCAATCTCTTCAAATTTAGTGATGCTTGATAATGTGCTGGGTAAGGTGGTGGGCCCGTATAAAGGTTCGACAGCATTGTGGACAGCTATGCGGCCTCTCTCCAGTGTGCGTGAGAATGTGTGTCTTTAAGTGGTGAGGCATGAGAAACGCTTTGTTACACTGCTGACAGCGGTAAGGTCTCTGGCCAGTGTGACTGCGCCTATGCTTGCTCAAGTCCCCAGAGTTGTTGTAGCGACGGTCACAGTCCGGACAGGCATACGGCTTTTCTCCCGTGTGACTGCGCATGTGTTTGGTCAAATCGCCCGACTGGCTGAAGGTGGTGCCGCACTCCTCGCAGTTGTATGGCCTCTCGCCCGTGTGTGTGCGCTGGTGGTTCGTCAAGTGCTGGATGCGACTGAAGCTCTTCCCACAGACAGTGCAAAGGTAAGGCCTCTCTCCACTGTGAGTGTGCAAGTGCTTCTTTAGGACATCCGGCCGTGCAAACATCTTTCCACATTGCTCACACTCATAAATCCTATCTTGGTTGTGCATCAGCTGGTGGGCCTTCATGTTGCCCAGTGTTGCAAATACTTTGCTGCAGTCTGGACAAGAGAAGGGTTTTTCTCTGGAATGAACACGCTGATGCATATGAAGTGTAGCCTTGTGGCTGAACTTCATCCCACAGTCAGAGCACTGATATGGCCTTTCACCCGTGTGCGTTCGCAGATGTGTGCTGAGGTGGTTCATCCTGGCAAAGTGCTTGCCACACTCTGGGCACTCATAGGGCTTGATGCCAGTGTGGATGGCCATGTGCCTGCGCAGGCTGCCCAACTCGCTGAAGCCACGGCCACATTCCCTACAAGCGTGcggcttctctccagtgtggGTACGCATGTGTATGGTGAGGCTCTggagtgtagggcagttcttgCCGCAATGTCGGCACAGGAATCCACGATCTGTGCAAAGAGGTCTGTCCGACTTGAGGTCCGGTTTGTGCTCCTCGTCCTCCTCCAACTCATTACAGCAATGTGGTCCAAGGCCCCACATGCCTGCAAAGCTTTTTCCACATGCTGAACAGCTAAGCTCTCCTCCAGTACACAAAGTGTCCAAATCATGGCACTTTCGACAATGGTTCTGCAAGTTGCCTATGTAGTCAAAGCTGCGGTCACACTGAGGACAGGTGTAGCGTTTCCGAGCCGGTGCAGGTGAAGGTAGATGATTCCGCTGCATGTGTGCCTTTAGTTGCCTTTGGGTAAAGAAGCGATTGGGACAGTAGGAGCAGCTCAACATGCTGGAAGATATTTTGGTACACTGGGGTGGTGCTTTGTGATGTTTAAGCCAAGCGAGGTAGTTACTCCGATGAGTCCATTTTAGGTGTTTCTCAAGGTATTTGAAGTCAGTGAAGGACACAGAGCAGTAAGGGCAGGAAAGGATAGAATTAGAAGCTGGATACAGAGgaagggataaagaaaggaaagatgGAGACAAAACAACAGTGACGCATGAACATTCTGTTATATGCACAGAGAAACAAACTATCTAGCCCAGCCAAATAGAGCAAATATTAAAACTTTAAAGATGAATGTAAGCCTAATTACCATCTTTCATGgcataaacaataaaaagctCACTTTTCACTTCCATTTAGCAAACACTAGGCATGtaccattattaaaaaaaagtgatttaataCACATAGCAGTGATGCTACTGAAGCATTGAATTACAAGTACACTAaaataaacttcagacactCCTTTCTAATGTCTGGATCCTCTGGAAGACTGCAATGACACAATTCTCCACAGCTAGGAACAATACAACATTGAATGTAactttaaactgctgtagcctgaatagaCAACCATATGTAGTGGTGGACCAGAGGTACAGAGAGGCAGAAGAGGGGGATGCCATTCCTTACCTGGTTCTTCATCCTGTCTGAGAGTCCTCTCGGCAAACCTCTCTGTTGCCTCAAGTTTGGCTTTTGTCCCATCTTCTTGCTCCTCcttcaaatgtaaacatctcTCGCCATTCATCACCACATCACGAATGTCTGGCTCAGCTTTTAACTCAACATCATCCAAATGTATCGGAACACAATGTGGTTCTGTCTTTGGAAACCGTGTTTTGAAATCAGAAGGCAGGGGCTGCAGGCTGCTGCTACTCTGCATTAACTCCTGGATTTGGGCTGCCTGTAATTGAAAGTGACCTGGTTCTTGCTTCATTTGGTTTATTTCTGAAGAGGAATAGTCTTTGGTTCCATTGTAAGGATATTGTGATGGAGGTTTATCTGCCTCAGAATTTATTAAAACACCCTCTGTAGGCAGTGGCTCCGTCTTAACAAATGTGTATTTGGCACATTTAGTCCCAATAATCTCAGTTTTCTTTCGGGGTGGTCTTCCTCTCTTGGCAGAGTTGGTCTTCATGATGACGTCCAATACAATCTCCTTAGCAAAAGAAgctaaaggagaaaaaagagaacactgaaaaaaaactcGTTCACTGATGAAATAGCTACTGCACGGAGATTAACACAGCCAATCTCAGGTGAGGAGGTGTTTCTAGTTATCTCCCTTTACCAGGCCTACTTactgaggttttgttccaagtgTTGAGGTCCTCATTATACTGCCGTTCCGTCAACAATGTACAATACGCCCGAGCGGTGCCGCAGTCACCTTCTTACTCAGCTACTTCTTGGTTAGCTTGTCCAAAGTCATAACAGACACCAAGCTAGCTGACCGATAACAAGCAGGACCGATAGTGGGCAACCACACGTTGGTGTTACTGCCATTCAGCTACTGTCACAATTTCTGCGAAATAAACTACGACTGACATtagcatatttaaaaaataataataatagcactaTTTCCTCAGTTAACAAATTTGCTTTTGTTACTTGACTGTGTTGTAGTAAACTGGCAAAAAACTACTAGAACTAGTTAAACTGCCGTGAAGCCAGAAAACAAACAACCTACATCAACATGGCCACCCTGTGTAcgttttttcaaaataatagtaataacgaaatgttaaaataatgcagaataattttaaaaatgctcagTAAATCTAGCTGTAAATGCAaatgatttcaaaataaaaaattatcaCCAAACAATTATACTTcataatttttaaacaatttcaaGGATGTGCcttttaaattatttcaaattatttttaaatcttCGTCTATTTGTGTAGTTATGTATGCATTTATACttgcaaatacaaaaaaatgcttAGGGGCTTTTTtctgttggtgtttttttttaatcactctTACAGTTCATGTTAAGCACAGCTTATATTCAGGTAAGAAAAAAACTGTTGTTTCTTCACAATTCAAGTACTTTTAGTAATCCAATTTTTAAAGTATCTCACATTAAAATTGCAATGGGGGCACTGCATATTTGGAATTGTTGGGAGATTGCCCCTATATGAATACATATTTGCATTAGTCTATCACATTTTGTTTGTGGCTGATACATTAACTTGGCGGCTCTGAATTATTGATTTAGCTGTACTGACATATTCACAACTTATGGATAACAGTCCCATTATCAGTGCCAGTCCTACACCTTATATTTAACAAATGTCATCTGAACTATTCCATATTTGGCATTGTATCATTTTTATGTCACACATGAtgtgcagttgtatgcaaaagtttaaataccTCTGATCAAATCACACATTTTGTtgacacattctctacagggaacaaagttaaatgtggcatttttgaGAACTATTTAGTAAGTTTAGGTAATGATAGTAGGTGTAATTTGGGAGTTGTATGGTGAACCTGGGCCTATAGCAGAGTCATCTGGGGCAGAATTGAGGAAATTGTGGTTGGTAATTTTGTGGACAGCTAGGTTCCTTCTAGACATGCTTGAGCCAAGGTAAAATTTCATCTGTTTTCTCTAATGGTTTGTTCTTGTACATTCAGTACAGTAGGGCAAGAGGGCTTCTATTTAGTTTTATTAGATCTTAGTGCAGCCTTTAATACTGTTGACCACAAGATTTTAATTCAGTGTCTTGAATGCTGGGTCGCCCTCTCGGCACAGTTTTAGACAattttagaatggtttaaatcatatttaagtaatagGCGATTcatggtttcacttggaaatcattcatcaaaaagatTTGCAGTTTCTTTTGGAGGccctcaaggttcagtcttagggcctttgtttttgtctttgtacatgctacctctaggtgatgtcattaggaagcaTAGTATAAATTTTCATAGCTGTGCTGACAACATCTAGCTATACATTTCTACtccttctgaagatcaagactctgtagacagactaaccagctgtgtgtcagatatttctcagtggatgtcacaaGATTTTCTACAatgaaatcatgaaaaaactgaaatactgatcgttagtacagaaactcagagaaacatttttttatgagaaactttagtttttttttttttaaactttatctTCATATACCAAATCTGAAACCTGGGTTTGATCATAGACTCTGAGTTCTATTTTTACcccgcatgtaaacacagtaactttttatcatttaagaAATATTGCTAATGTTtggccttttctatctcagagcaATGCAAAGAAacttttgttacaagcagacttgactactaatgctcttcttactggaaTTCCTAAGAAAACTGTACATCCCTTACAActcataacaaaaacaaaaaagtgagaTCACATCACTCTCGCTTTGAAAGAACTGCAgtggctgcctgtatcattcaAGATAGATTTCTGCCAGTTCTGCCactagtctttaaagctcaaaacaacctAGCACCTGCTTACTtcacagtgtctgtctgtttatgttccggcACGTAATTCAAGATCTGCAGACAGTGGCCTTCTACAGATatcctctgtaaaatacagaaaacatgaagaggcctctttcagttattgtgcttctaaactgtggaactcaaccttttattagacagtcaagctcagtgctcacttttaagaagcacctaAAAACATATCTCTttaaactagcatttaataaaACTGAACTTCTTGTGGGGTTTATCTTGTAAtttaatctttttcatttttttctgattctaattaaatactaatgatctcttctttaacaatgttttatcacatgtctgtaaagcactttgagctgccaccagcaggaaaagtgctatataaataaaattatacatAGGTACTTGTAACAGGCATACTAGGATATATTTCACCTTGTAGCAGGTTCACAGTGACTCAATAACTCTGTTATAGCGCTGcctctgctgttttccatttgtttttatttctgtgttttgtagtcCAAAACCTTGCCACAAAACTATTGTGAAACAACATATCAGGCATGTTTGTAAGAATGTTTGTAATACGTTTTGTGTAAGAggattttagaggcatttaattaaattaaatttcttGAGACATTTgatttcctatcaccaccactctgaataaGTCTGACTCACTTTTTTATAGCAAGGAGCTTTTCAGATTAAAACCCTTTTCAGATAAAAACCCTGGACTTTGTTTATTCTTCACCTTCAAATGATGGCAATATTTTAGGAAATGGATAGAATTCCCATTCAAGTTCACTCAATAAAAATTAGGACTTTGCAGGTCTCTGAAAATGTCTCAGAACAGTCAATCTTGTTCAGAGCCAAGGCCTTAAATGGTCTCAAATAATTTGTGAGATCACTTTCACACAGGTAGTGATGCATTtgtattttacatgtattttacaATTAAAAGCTGTAAAAAGTCAAAACTACTGAAGACAGTAAATGGAGTAGTTTACCTATTTCCCTTTGGTCATCCGAGTCTGATGACGAGAGAAGTTTGCCCATCTCCACTGAAAAGTCTAGATCAATGAGAAAGTCTCATAAAACAGACACAGGCTGTACTTAATGGGATctgcttttatatattttaatgcttGGCTTTTCTGCGAATCCCAGCCCTATCAATATGTTTAGTCAGAGGTTCACCAATGCATTTCCATTATTGCAAAGCCCTGTTAGGCTGCTGTGACctttattgtaaatatatgcttattTCATAtgtgatgccagcaacacattacaaaaaacaggagcatgttacatcaccttttcttttaacaacacttaaaaaATTGTTCAGGGACTGAAGACACCAGTTGATacagttttgaaaaaataattatttaccaTGTTTTACAAGTCTTCACCTGTGGAACCACACAGGGACTTCATTGTCATATATTGCACTTTAATTTTCAGTAGGAGACAGGCAGGCCACCCTCTCTGATTTTAGCAGCCATGATGTTGTAACACAAGCAGAATATTTCTTTATGTTGTCATGTTGACTAAGCATGGATGTCCCTGCAAAAGATGGCATCTAAAAGCCAGCATACGTTGATACAAAATATGTTTGTATCTTTCAGTGCTAAAGGTGCTTTCACAGATATGTAAGTTACTtacaccaacaccaacaccccccccccaccccaaaaaaaaaggttttcagttatatatgacatgaaatggttgtgcCAAAGCCACAGTAAAGTTACTAAAATTGATTACAGTTAAAGAGATTTCAGTTTAAGCAGAAATGATTATGTACGCAATTTATCCAAAAACTCTGAAAAATGATTGACAAAACCCAAATCATCAATTTTGCCTGTGGTATCTTACCTTAAGCATCTTTAGTGGCACTGCGCTTAGATGAGTCTGAGCCGGACATGATTAGTCTGGCCAGACTGCAATCACTGCTGTCAATCATGATTGATGATTCTCTTTCACCAtttcaatgaaaataaaaacaagatgGCATTAATACCACAATTAGATTAAGTTTAATAGGGGACACATTGCTATACACAGAAGGCATGAGCATGAATCACTTTAATATAAAAGCAGGATTGGACAGAATACACAGATTCCACAAATGCACGGACACCTGTACATATTTTGGTCTTCAATGCTTCTTATAATtagaatactttgttctgttttaaagcaatagtttacCAAAAAGTAGTGTAAGATCAGTGCACCCTAACCTTAGGAATAGCTCATCAACCTGCTGTTCCTACTCTTCCAGCATTTCTATCAGTTGTACTGTAAGTGATCTGAAACACAAGACTTGCTTATGGCTGAATTGTGCATTTATGTCCTCATTTTATGTTCCCATACTCCAGAGGTCTAATAACTACATTAGGGACAGAATATAAAATGATACCGATATTTTATTACTTTCTGTAAATGATCTCTTCACGTATTTTTAAGTAGACTAGGGGGGTCTTTCAAATATAACTTGCAAAATTGGCCTCTTAAGATAAAACACCTTTGATTACacccagttcagtaaaatgtAACACAACCTCCATATAAAAGTCAATACTGATAAAGGCGTGTCATAGTCTTGTTTCTTTCTTGAGTTCCTTCTTTCTTATTTCCTTACTTATTACTCTCTCACTTGAAAGATACTGTTATAATCGACTACTGAAATTTCTCATTGTAGCATTTTtgttccactctctctcccccaagttgACTGGACagtaccatttttaaaaaaattattcagtactttTCAGAAGCCCTTATTGTCCGACACCATGATTAAACCATAAGGAAAAAATACTGCTCAGTAAATGTAAGCCAGAAACCAACATACAAGTTTATATGATGCGAATTGTAACTTGTATGCTAGCATGCTAACATAAAACAAATGCAATTGTGTTTACCCTTAGAGGGAACAAAATGTAGTTTAGGGAAAATAGGTAATAGTGTCATGCACTTTTTAACTAATATTAAAAACTTAATCAGTGATtattaatgtacattttatcaTGTAATCTTGAGCTCCTCCAGTGACCATGAATTCTCAATACAGTCCaaaatttaaacacaaattcTGTTTGAAATTGAAATCAGAATGAAATCACAACATTTGCTTATATTCTACTCAAGGCAAAGATACTAAAGGCAAGTTATTAAGAAAAATTGGAAATTCAATGGGGAAGGGGGTGGGAAGGGAACCATTCAACAAGACTGAAACGAGTTATCAGCCAGGATAAATATGTATACAAAAATAATTGCATGGCTCACCATTCAACAGACCTACTGCCTCAAAGCAATGTTTCTGTAAGAAGCATAATCCATTATCATGGTTATAGAACAATACCAGTTAGTTAATAGACATATTACAAACAAGTAACAGCCACTTTGGCGCATTTCGGCAGATGGTTAGGTTTTTCACATTCACTTGAACATGTTGCAATGTCTTTTCTTGCAAAATGGCAGTTCAGATTGTCACTAGAAGTCATAAAGCACATTTTGGTTCTGTAACAAAGCCGCCATTCTCGCTGGGCAATACTCTGTAGAAGTTAAGCCAAAGTGTCTGTGTAACAGGCAGCGTGCTCACTTCAATTTCAGTAGCTGTATGTAGGACAAAGGCAGAATGcagcaacaaaacatgtagtGCATTTCGTAAAATGTTGCCGCCATGGTCACATGAAGCTTTTCAGAAACAGTGATAAATAAAAGACACTTAGTAATTAACACAATTTATGTACAGTATGATCCATTCCACATAATCCATTATACCTGCTACAATAAATACATCCCTTATAAAACATCACATCCATACATACTCTTCAAGTAGCTTGTTCCTTGCAACTTGCTTCACAAGAtcgttttcatgttttctgacGTCCTACATAATCTCACCTCTCACATCCAGCTCCCCAACACCTGACTTGTGTCTTCTATTCCCCTTAAGAAATTAATtccatatgtattttttttctctctctgcagtctTCAAACAGTGAAATCAGTGTCTTCCATCTTTTCCATCTGTCCATCTCCCACATTCTCTCATCTTTCTTCCTGCTCCTCACATGGCCATGGTGGTTAGATGCTGGTGGCCCAGGAGACCCTTGCGTCCACCACCAACTCCAGGATGCGTCCCTGCTCCACCATGGCCACAGTATTCCTGCAGGTTCTGCCGCAAGGTGACCAATGCAGAGCCTAGGCATGCCCTGTTTGGTGCGAGGATACCACCAGGCAGCTGAATGAGGACAGTAGCCACTCCTGCCATGCCATCATCGGTGGGCTCCAAAGTAATTGGTCCAACTTTGAAGGAGGAGTAGGAAAAGCCCAAGAGCTGTGAGAGGAAGGGGTCAGAGCGGCAGAAGTGTTGGTAGCTGCCATGCGAGGCtggatggtgatgatggtgtgaAGTCGGGTTGGTAGTGGAGCTAGGTGTATAGTGATGAGTGTTTAAGTAGTGCAAGGGAAGGTGCTGACCACTGTTGCCTCCAGCCAGGGCaagatggtggtgatggtggtgagtTGAGGTAACGGTGTTGGAATCATGCTTGTATGACGGGGCTCCTGGACGCCCTCGCGGGCCGACCACCATGCTTCCAAGTTTGCCTGTCCTGACATGAGC
This portion of the Pygocentrus nattereri isolate fPygNat1 chromosome 24, fPygNat1.pri, whole genome shotgun sequence genome encodes:
- the LOC108431071 gene encoding zinc finger protein 436, encoding MKTNSAKRGRPPRKKTEIIGTKCAKYTFVKTEPLPTEGVLINSEADKPPSQYPYNGTKDYSSSEINQMKQEPGHFQLQAAQIQELMQSSSSLQPLPSDFKTRFPKTEPHCVPIHLDDVELKAEPDIRDVVMNGERCLHLKEEQEDGTKAKLEATERFAERTLRQDEEPASNSILSCPYCSVSFTDFKYLEKHLKWTHRSNYLAWLKHHKAPPQCTKISSSMLSCSYCPNRFFTQRQLKAHMQRNHLPSPAPARKRYTCPQCDRSFDYIGNLQNHCRKCHDLDTLCTGGELSCSACGKSFAGMWGLGPHCCNELEEDEEHKPDLKSDRPLCTDRGFLCRHCGKNCPTLQSLTIHMRTHTGEKPHACRECGRGFSELGSLRRHMAIHTGIKPYECPECGKHFARMNHLSTHLRTHTGERPYQCSDCGMKFSHKATLHMHQRVHSREKPFSCPDCSKVFATLGNMKAHQLMHNQDRIYECEQCGKMFARPDVLKKHLHTHSGERPYLCTVCGKSFSRIQHLTNHQRTHTGERPYNCEECGTTFSQSGDLTKHMRSHTGEKPYACPDCDRRYNNSGDLSKHRRSHTGQRPYRCQQCNKAFLMPHHLKTHILTHTGERPHSCPQCCRTFIRAHHLTQHIIKHH